GATAGCAGGTCTTCTACCGACGACGGCTACCACGTCTTCGACCACTACCTAAACCAACAACAAGACTGCAATTACATGGGCTTGATAAACTTCTAATAAAGATACCCGAGCGTCACGTAGTAGTGGCTGTCTGCAGGGTGAGATCACCGAACCAGTGGAGCACACTTGTACGTTTCGTGGTGCGGCGAGTGACGTTCGTAATCGTCCATTCGTCGTCGTGGTCAGATAGTGATCGCCCGCGGAAGCGCGTCAATCGGGAGTAAGACTCGGACATACAAGCGATATTGAGTTAATTGCTACTCGAAGTCGTAACCCCACTCCCGAAGTTGATCTGCGACGTCGTCGATTCGTTCGAGGCCGACGAGCAGCGCTGCCTCTCGGAGATCGGCCTTCTTGACCGACTCGCCAAGCTCGCCTTCGATATCGGACTTGGCTTGGCGCTGACGATCGAGCGTCGTATCCTGCAAGTGTAACTGCACAGTTTTCGCGCGACCATCCGTGATACTATCGCGCTCGTAGATCCAGGGGAGGCCACTGCTGTTCGAGTCGCTCTCGTCGCGACCGTCCTGCTGCTCGATCGCGGGATCGGGCTGCGGATCGACTTCGACTGACGAGCCTATTGACTCGAGTTCGTCAACGTCGTCTTCTCCGGCCTTGTCGTCCTCGGTGCCAGCACCAAACGGATTATCGCCGCTCGCGCCTTCCTTGAAGCCCGTCACGCCTCGATCACCTCATCGTCTTCCAAGCTACCCGGCTCCGGAGGGTTCGGTGCCTCGAGACCGACCTGGTTCTCGAGGTAACGAGCGATCTGGTCGAACTGCGCCAGCGTCTCAACTTCGTGGTCACGGATACGTGCGCGATGTTCACGAACGTACTCAAAGGCCGAACACTGCTGTTTCCAGCACCCCTCCATCATCGATGTCCGGTCGCCGATCACCTCAGGTGTGGGGAGGTCAATCTCGTCGATCAACTCTTCTTGGTCGTTCGTATGCTTGAACCCGTTCGGCACCGCGGCCAGCACACCAATCTCTATGTTCAGCTGGTCACCGAAGTTCGTCGCGAGTTGCTCAAGGCCCTCAACTGAGGCTCGCCCCTTCGCGGAGGGTTCAACTGGGATCACGAGGTTGCGCGTTGCGTAGATCGCGTTGTAGAGGTGGTCGGACTCGGTAGCCGGCGGGTCACAGATTAAGACGTCGTACTCCTCGGCGATATTGGCATCGCGAAGGACACGTTGCAGCTGGGCATAGATGTTGTATGAGTCCCCCAAGTCCTCCGCTTTCCGCTGCTCGCGCTGAAGGTGGCTCGAGAGATCAGAGAGCATGTTGTGTTCCGGGACGATATCAACACCCTCCGCCGTTCGGGCGAGGTCTGTGAGCGATCCCTTTGGACTGCGGACGATATGGCGCACGATATTGTCAGCGTCACTGTTGGCGCGATCGTCGTCGACGCCGAACAGTCGACTGAGGTCGCCGTCCTGCGGATCCAGCGGAACGACCAGGACGTCAAGGCCGGCTCGAGCGTGCGCGACAGCCAGATTCGCCGTCAGCGAGGACTTTCCTACGCCGCCTGCTTCGCTGTAGACCGTATACGAGAGCATACTCTCATGGATGAATTTCACCGATAAGTAACTTTGCCACACAAGTTATCTAGGTATGGTATCTGAGAGAGTTATCTAAGATTCTTAGACCTATATCATAGCCAAGCCTCTTAGATTAGAGTCTTAGATATGTTTCTTAGATCGTGGTCATAGGGTTCTTAGATTAGAGTCTTAGATCAGGAAGTCGAAGCTCGCGAGGTCTGCAAGGAAGCCCGACTCGAGAAGGGCAGTGTCGATCAAGACTTTGATACCTCGAGGAACACAACTTCGTCAAGAAAGAAGTCTCCACGGATCACCCCAGCGCTCTCTATGTACTCACCGATAAGGGACACATCTTCGACCAAAACGAGCTACTCGGCGTTATCCCTCTGGCTTGGTCTCGATAGCGTGCTGCACGGCTCACCTCATCGTCGGGAGACCTCATTAGGATCGATCTCGAGCAGGAGGTTGACCTTATTAGCGATCTCACCAGCATCAAACTCGAGAATTAGACCGAATGGTTTTCACGGGAGTCAGCAAAAGTTAACCAACAAATTGGTGAGACACCCTGATTCTGTTGGTTAAAGCAGATCGTACAGGGAACAGAAATTCAAATGATATCTACTTTGGATATTCAACGTACTCAAACTCAATCCGTTCGAGATTGTATCGCTCTCTTCGCTCAGAGAGTTCATAGAAATCTTCGTCGTTCGTGAATATTGTTGGATTTGGATTCGAGCATTGTTGGGCTGCCTGAAGTATTGGGACATCTTTGGCCTGAATCTCGAGGACCTCAGCGAATGCTTGTACCGTCGGATCTGACCGTACTGCACCGAGATCTACGTCACTGACCTCCTGGTAGTTCGGATCTGAAATAAAAGGGTTCGACATCATTTGCGCAAATCGATCCCGGAGCTCATCGGCTGCTTGTTGATTATCAGAATCGCGCTGGATAGCTTGATCAACCTCTTCGTAAATGTACGGAGTGACAAGCACACAGCGCTCGTTATCTATAACCTCTTGAATTCGGGCTTCAGCGTCGGCAGATTTCCGTGTTAAACCGTGGACCCAAACGTTGCTGTCGTAGATATCGACTCGAGATTCGAGGGAAAAGCTCAATCGTCTAATTGACCGGCATACCGCTGACTAACAGACTCTGGTTCGTATAGATCTGGAAGCATTTCTTCAATGTTCCACTCGGTCTGCTCTGAGAGTTCCTCAGTGGCCTCCCATGCCTCATGGGATGAGATACTAGATTGAGAAGCTTCCATAAGGCGGCGGGCAGATTCGTCTGACATACTGGCTCACCTAGTTAGTTATAGAAATGCACCAGGACCAAATAAGCGTTCTGGACCCATCCTCAAGGCAGTGATGGGCCAGCCATTACATTCACACTCCAAGGATCACGCCGTCGTCGAGTGCAACGGTGACCGTTAACACCGACTTGTTCACAGATCGATTCTCGTGGAATCCTCCCCCGAAGAGGCTAGTTTGGTGATGAACGATGTCAGTGCGACCGTTTCAAAATACTATAGAAAAGTCGCCAGTGACGATGAGTTTAAATCAGAGGTATCGAAGCCCGACAGCAATCGACGCCGCCGTGCATCGAGGATGCTCAACGGGAGTGTCACGAGAAACTCGACGTAACCTAATACCAGAGGCGGTTCTCAGCTGTCTCGAGACCGCAATCGAGAAACTTCATTCGGGGAAGTAGCGGTGGATCAACTCGTCGAACGGAACCGAGTCTCCAAACTGCTCGAAGAATATACGCAGAACACCCAGAACGTGGCGGCACTCAAACGTGCTCGTGATCAGGATCTCGCTGTCCATCCAGGACAGGATATCGAATACGTGGTCGTCGACGACGAAAAGACCTCACGAGAGCGGGTTGCCCTCGCCCATAAGGAGATCAAGACTTACGACGGCTACTACGAGACACAGCTGATCCGAACTGTTGAGAGTGTGCTATCACCATTTGGTTGGGACCGAAGAAAGATCCGTCAAGAACTCAGTGAGACACGACAGATGGACGTGACAGTCTTCACTACGCCCAGCGACGAATAAACAGCAAAAGAAGACCCACTCCCTCCCCCCGTCATCGATGTGTAAAACCCTGCGGAAGGAGAGGGATTAGAGCAAGAAAATAGCAGCAACAGAAAGAACTGCTGTAAATACGCAGGAGAGATTCTCAGTTGCCAGAATCCAACCTTATCTTAAGATGGTCTATTGTCTGACGAAGTTTTATGTGGAGGGGGTGAGAAACACATCCGTACTACACCTAATCACGAGGAATGGAGTAGTTCACTTCGACAAACCGAGTGATTGGTTAGGCAGGCTTTGAAATCGTTGAACCCCGCGAAATTAGCACTCTTATCCCACTTTCACATCGGTATTTGCATCTCTTCATATTTCCCTATGGGTCTACATCGCCTATTTACACTTCGATGACGGGGGGAGGGGGTTCTATATTTAGAGAGTTTTACATTCAAGGCAACAGAGGTAGTCTCCAGTACAGACTCAATATCGATTCTGCTACTAATGGAAATTGAGGCACTTCCTAACCGGACTCGAGTTTACACATCGATGACGGGGGGTGTGTTCCAAGAGAGTCCTCCGAAGATGTGGCCCTACTGGTTGTGGAACTCCCTTAGCTGAGCGCTGACCACTGACTGAAGGAGGTCTTCCTGGTTAGCTATCGCTTCCAGACGAGTGTCGTCGACGATCCGATTCATCATCGCTTCCGGATCACTCGTGAATGTAAATTCCATATACATTCCTCTACCTCGTCCTCGACTCTTTCGAGCCGTCGAGATGAGACCATACGTGGAGAGTTCTTTTACGTACTTGACGTAGGTCTCTCGTGTCATTTGGTCAGCATCGATCTGGTCGGTAACCCATTGATAAACTTTGAAGCCGACTGGACTCGGAACCGAACTTCCAGACCTATTGGAGAAGTGGGCGACGGAGGCGGTCGCGTACAGGGAGATCTTTTTCTGGGTTGTCAACCCCTCTATTAACTTCAGTGAGCGATCCTTGTCGATTTCTTCTTGGGACTCACGGACGTGCTTTTCGCGGACTTTCTCGTCACCACGTTCGTCCGCGAGATCACCAGCACCGCGAAATAGGTCGATCGCCTTTCGTGCGTCTCCGTGGCTTTGTGCTGCGAATGCCGATACGAGTGGTATCACGTCGTCAGTCAAGGCATCAGGCCGGAAGGCATCGCGACGGTTCTCGAGTATCTGACGGAGCTGGTTCGCGTCATAATCTGGAAAGTAGACGTCCCGGGGATTGAACGAACTCTCAGCACGACCATCGATATCTTCCATGAATTTGGGATCGTTCGTTAGTGCCGCGACCGATACTTGCCCCTCGATTTCGTTCGTATTACTCGCTCGCGACAGCTGATAGAGCAGTTTCGAGTAGGCAGGTTCGTCGTTTGCCCGTCGTCCAACCAAGAGGTCAATCTCGTCCAGGATGAAAATAACCGAGTCGTAGTGCTCGTTGATGAGTTCGTATAAGCGTCGATATTTTTTCTTCGTCGACACGCCGGTTTCTGGGACACCGACCTCTGCGTCGACGTCGTTTGCGACGGTTTGGACGAGTTCAAAGACGGCTTGATCGAGAGTGTTGATCGGCTGGCAATTAATATCAACAACCCCGAAACGTTCGCCCTTGGATTGGCAGAGATCGACGATCTGTTGAGTGACCGCTCCGATGATGAGTGATTTCCCCGTTCCGGCAGGACCGTAGAGCAGCATATTCGGGGGACGATTTCCTTGGAGTGTGGGTTTCAGATACGAGACAACAGCTTCGAGTTGGTCATCACGGCCGACGATTCGCTCCTCATCGATAATCGTGTCTGGCTCGACGAGATCTCGGTTGACAAAAACCGATGTTTCCCCCTCGTCGTCCAGCATATCCCGAATCGATCGCTGAGTACTACCTTTAGACGCTCCTCGGTCTTGTCCGGAAACCGCGTCCTCTGCGCCATTTTCTCTACCAGCTTCTACGTGTTCTGCGTCACTCGAGGAAGTTCTGGAAGGAGGTCCTTCTTCGAGGGTAGATTGGTCCATCCCATCCTGATCACTACCGACCATACGCTTGCTGTATGCCGAGGCGTTAAAAAGATTCACCTCCTTCGATGTTTATCCATGCGGTCTAGACAATCTATACTCGGTATTCGGCTGATCTCTGATTCCCATGTTGGAACCGACACCGAAGTATATCCAATGAGGGTCTCCCCGTCATCGATGTGTAACGAGAATTTCCGCACCTTCCTGCGATTTTATTATATAGTTTACATAAGTAATTTTCTCTCCCCCTCATCGAAGTGTAACCGGTACGGCCGACACCCCGCCATCGAAGTGTAATCGGGTGACCCCTCCCCCCGACATCGATGTGAAAACGACCATCGGGTTCTAAGCTTTGCCGGCCAGCTACTAGTTTACACTTCGAACACGGGGGGACCGAGAGTAGCTGTCCTTCTAATCGTCCGAGTTGACAGGGCCTTTGTACTTGGATCGGATTTTCTTTCCCTCCCGCCACTGCCAGTAGTAGTAACGGTTGTCGTTGATTTCCTTGATCGTGATCGTAGCCTTCGCCGGAACATCGTCAGGGAGATCATCTGATCGTTCCTCGACGTCGATCTCGTCTGACTCCTCCTCGAGGCGGGTCTCGCGCTCTTTGTACTCAGCCAACTCTTCGGCGTATTGGGCAATATGTTGGAGCCGTTCGGGAGTGGACTCGTTGAGGGTGTTGACCAGATCCGTCGGGATGTCCGTCGGCGGGGTCGGTGGTTCGTAGGACATCAGCTACTGCCTCGTGTTAACCAACACGGGACACCGATCAATAATTTTGTTGGTTAAGTCGGTGGTGGTGATCCAGTCTCTGCTATCTGTAACACCACTCGAAACTGACCTATAGACAGGTTTCGTACTATGTTACACTGTGCTCCGGAGGATCTAACTCGAGGTACTCGCTGCCGTCGAACGCGGTTACACGGTCTCCAAGCTCGCGACGAAGCTTGACCACAGCGAGAGTGACCTACCTCGCCGGCGTTGCCGAAAAAGAACCGAGTGACTTCCTCGTCGAACAGGGGCTCCTCGTCGGCACGACGGAGTTCTTCGCGAAGAGCCACGTCCTCAGGCGGGAGCACGAGGACGAAGAACATCCCTTCGACTGGATGCAGGACGGCGTCTTCGAGCTATTCGACCGGGAGGGACGCCTCTATCGCTGGCAGACCGAGGAGGACCTCGTCAACGTGACAGAAGACCTCCCGTGACGGCGGGGGACCGCGACTGCCTGTGTTAACTGACCTGGTCGTGCTGCTCCGCAACGTGTTCGGCTTTCTCAAGGACCGTCGTGAGACAGCGGTCAGTCATCAATCGACGAAGATGTGCCTCGGCCCCTCAACGGGCGCAGAAAAACTTAACCAACAGATCGGAAGGAACCCATCACCTCGTTGGTTAACTGAGTTAGGACGAGGATCCGTCCTCGAGAACGTCGATGAGCTCCTCCGCCGTTCGACTAATCCGTTCGAGGCGCTCGCGGACGACCTCGGGATCGTCCGACTCCCACGCAGCGAGGTAGAACGCTGACCCGCTGGTGTCGAGCCCGCAGTACCGCCCGACGACGTAGGCGACCGCCTCGGCCTCGAGTTCGCGTTTCGACCGTTCTGTTTCGTCGTCGACGTCGAAGTGTAGCAAGGCATGGGCGTACTCATGGATCAGCGTTCGGGCGAGATCGGCATTGTTCTCTCGGTCACGAATCTCGACGCGCGGTTGCATATCAATGAGGCTGCGCTGCTTGCAGACACCCCTCGCCTCACCGTGGGCCCACTCTTCCTCTGGAAGGATCCGAACCGTCACGCCGAGTTCGTCAGCGGCGTCGATCAGCTGTGGAACGAGATTGCCGGCGTCCCCAGTCGCTTCTGTCTCGAGGTCAGGAAGTGGCTCCCCCTTGGTTTGGGAGATGTCGAATACGGGAGCAGGCTTGAATCCGACGAGCCCTCTTGACCACTCTTCAGGCGGTGTCTCGTCGTAGTCGCAGTCACTGTCCTCGTGGTAGCTGGGCGAATTCTCGCATTCCGGGCACTGCTTGGTGATGATCGGTGCCCAGATCCAGATAGCCTGTTCGCCTTCCTGGACGTGATGGTCGAACTCTTCCTGCCACGTTCGGTAGCCCGCAACGCGAGTCGCGTCGGGATACTGGAGTTTGATCAGGAGCGTATTCCGATGGGAATAGTCGTGGAAGCGACTCTGGACCTCGAGCCACTCCTGGAACTCCGCGCTGGCCTGCGCATCGTCGACGCTGTCGACGAGGTCATCGATCCATGCTTCGATGGTACTGTTCATCTCCTCGTGTCGCGTGTCGGTTTCCTCAAACAAGACCGACGAGTCACTGGCTCTCATCATAATTCATCGACTCGAGTTCACAGCGAGTGCATCAGTTCAGAACGCGCTGCACCCCTTTGGGGCGCACAAAAAACTCACGTCGACGGTTACGGAGTTCGTGTCTCGTCAGCGAAGCCAACCGAAACAAGGTAGTCGAGGAACTCGTCAAACTGCTCGACGTCACTCGAAGTATCGGTTGGCGAGGTGGCGGGTCTACCCGATGGCCCATCAGAAGGCTAGATCAGTTTCTACCCTCGGTAGATGCGCTCGAGAGTAACAACGGTTAGGCGCAGTCGACAACTGGCATCTGCTATATAACTGACCCGGTGAACATCTTGGGGGCGCATGGTACCTGCCCGGCGCACGTTCTCTAGAGTGTCATGTCGAAACATGCATTCATACTCCTGTCCCATCCGGAGTATCCCGGCAAGTTCGCCAACCCGCTGACCTACGCCATACAGCTCGACGACGCTGGCCACAACGTTGATGTGTACTTCGACGGGGAAGCCACGTACTGGTTCGACGGTCTCGAGGAGCGGCCCCAGCCCGCGCTGGACGCCTACACCCGTGCGAAAGACCGTGCTCTCATCGCGGGCGTCTGCGATCATTGCGCCTCGTTCAAGGGCGTCGCGGAGGCCGTCGAAGCCGAGGGGTTCGAGATCGAAGGGACTGAACACGCGCCGGACGTGGCTGGGTTAGTCGACGAGGGGTACGAAATTCACACGGTGTAATAGTACTCCCCGTCGCGCTTTTGCTTTCGGTCGAGTTGGCTTCCAGGCTTGTTGACTCGAGGCCGGTCTGTTCGCTCGTCGCGGCGGAACGTCACGCCCAGCGAGGAAAGGAAGTCGTTCATCCCCGTACGCATGGGCTGTGGCGAGGTCGCCTCCCCGTATGTCCCGGATTCACCGTCGAAGACGACCAGTCGATCCGACACTCGACTGATCAAAAAGAGGTCGTGGTCGATCACGAGCAGCGGTCGGTCGCGCTGGCGGGCGAACCGCCGGAGCTGGTCAGCGAC
This sequence is a window from Halopiger aswanensis. Protein-coding genes within it:
- a CDS encoding ParA family protein encodes the protein MLSYTVYSEAGGVGKSSLTANLAVAHARAGLDVLVVPLDPQDGDLSRLFGVDDDRANSDADNIVRHIVRSPKGSLTDLARTAEGVDIVPEHNMLSDLSSHLQREQRKAEDLGDSYNIYAQLQRVLRDANIAEEYDVLICDPPATESDHLYNAIYATRNLVIPVEPSAKGRASVEGLEQLATNFGDQLNIEIGVLAAVPNGFKHTNDQEELIDEIDLPTPEVIGDRTSMMEGCWKQQCSAFEYVREHRARIRDHEVETLAQFDQIARYLENQVGLEAPNPPEPGSLEDDEVIEA
- a CDS encoding orc1/cdc6 family replication initiation protein, translated to MLDDEGETSVFVNRDLVEPDTIIDEERIVGRDDQLEAVVSYLKPTLQGNRPPNMLLYGPAGTGKSLIIGAVTQQIVDLCQSKGERFGVVDINCQPINTLDQAVFELVQTVANDVDAEVGVPETGVSTKKKYRRLYELINEHYDSVIFILDEIDLLVGRRANDEPAYSKLLYQLSRASNTNEIEGQVSVAALTNDPKFMEDIDGRAESSFNPRDVYFPDYDANQLRQILENRRDAFRPDALTDDVIPLVSAFAAQSHGDARKAIDLFRGAGDLADERGDEKVREKHVRESQEEIDKDRSLKLIEGLTTQKKISLYATASVAHFSNRSGSSVPSPVGFKVYQWVTDQIDADQMTRETYVKYVKELSTYGLISTARKSRGRGRGMYMEFTFTSDPEAMMNRIVDDTRLEAIANQEDLLQSVVSAQLREFHNQ
- a CDS encoding M78 family metallopeptidase domain-containing protein; this translates as MMRASDSSVLFEETDTRHEEMNSTIEAWIDDLVDSVDDAQASAEFQEWLEVQSRFHDYSHRNTLLIKLQYPDATRVAGYRTWQEEFDHHVQEGEQAIWIWAPIITKQCPECENSPSYHEDSDCDYDETPPEEWSRGLVGFKPAPVFDISQTKGEPLPDLETEATGDAGNLVPQLIDAADELGVTVRILPEEEWAHGEARGVCKQRSLIDMQPRVEIRDRENNADLARTLIHEYAHALLHFDVDDETERSKRELEAEAVAYVVGRYCGLDTSGSAFYLAAWESDDPEVVRERLERISRTAEELIDVLEDGSSS